From Tindallia californiensis, one genomic window encodes:
- the nhaC gene encoding Na+/H+ antiporter NhaC, giving the protein MSDTRPSIGEALLSFLFLIIVMGISIGVYGADPHIPMLMGVGFAALMALKIGFSWEEIEKSMYDGIYQALQAMIILAIIGVLIGVWLLAGVVPTMIYYGLGILTPTIFLVATALICSVTSLATGTSWGTMGTIGLALMGIAQGLGIPAPIAAGAIISGAYFGDKMSPFSDTTNLAPAMAGTDVFTHIKFMLGNTVISYGIALLVFLYLGFQFSTTGAELGAIEEIREGLQAHFTISPLLLLPPVLVIGSIAKKVPAIPGITIGILVGVIFAPIFQGADFGDILAASYGGFVSETGLTTIDDLLSSGGLTSMLYSISLTLIAMMFGGIMEQTKQLEVIVEALLRRVKSIPGLIGLTIATCIGSNATMPEQYIAIVVPGRMYAPAYKEKGLHPKTLSNALESSGTLTSALIPWNTCGVFIYSVLGVATLDYAKWAVFNYTTPIVVFALSFTGYTVAKLDSNKS; this is encoded by the coding sequence ATGTCTGACACAAGACCATCTATTGGCGAAGCACTACTATCCTTTCTATTTTTAATCATCGTTATGGGAATTAGTATTGGCGTTTATGGCGCTGATCCACATATTCCTATGCTGATGGGAGTTGGTTTTGCAGCGTTGATGGCACTAAAAATCGGCTTTTCCTGGGAAGAGATTGAAAAAAGTATGTATGATGGAATTTATCAAGCGTTACAAGCAATGATTATTTTAGCAATTATCGGTGTGTTAATCGGCGTTTGGCTCTTGGCCGGCGTGGTTCCCACCATGATTTACTACGGGCTGGGCATACTAACCCCTACCATATTCCTGGTAGCCACCGCCTTAATCTGCTCCGTTACCTCTTTAGCCACCGGAACTTCCTGGGGAACCATGGGGACTATCGGACTTGCCTTAATGGGCATTGCTCAAGGTCTTGGCATTCCAGCACCAATTGCGGCCGGTGCCATCATTTCCGGTGCTTACTTCGGAGATAAGATGTCGCCTTTTTCCGACACCACCAATCTGGCACCTGCCATGGCTGGTACTGACGTTTTTACCCATATTAAGTTTATGTTGGGTAATACGGTTATTTCATACGGAATTGCTCTTTTAGTCTTTTTATACTTAGGTTTTCAGTTTAGCACTACCGGTGCCGAATTAGGTGCTATTGAAGAGATACGAGAAGGGCTGCAGGCTCATTTTACTATTTCTCCCCTTCTTTTATTACCACCTGTTTTAGTCATTGGATCTATCGCCAAAAAAGTTCCAGCAATCCCCGGTATTACGATCGGTATTTTAGTTGGCGTTATTTTTGCTCCTATTTTTCAAGGGGCTGACTTTGGCGATATTCTAGCCGCCAGCTATGGTGGATTCGTTAGCGAAACTGGTTTAACAACCATCGATGATCTGTTATCTTCTGGCGGCTTAACCAGTATGCTTTATTCCATCTCCCTAACCTTAATTGCCATGATGTTTGGCGGAATTATGGAACAGACAAAACAGTTAGAGGTCATTGTCGAAGCCTTGCTTCGCAGGGTAAAAAGCATCCCCGGTTTAATCGGTCTTACCATCGCAACTTGCATTGGTAGTAACGCTACCATGCCAGAGCAGTACATTGCTATTGTGGTTCCGGGAAGAATGTATGCTCCTGCCTACAAAGAAAAAGGACTCCATCCCAAAACCTTGTCTAACGCCCTAGAATCTTCAGGAACTTTAACTTCTGCCTTAATTCCATGGAATACCTGCGGGGTGTTTATCTATAGTGTGTTGGGCGTAGCCACCTTAGATTACGCAAAATGGGCGGTATTTAATTACACGACGCCGATCGTTGTATTTGCTTTATCTTTCACCGGTTATACGGTAGCAAAATTAGATTCCAATAAGTCTTAG
- a CDS encoding amidohydrolase yields the protein MTVSIDAYAKKVYQQIHSTPEVGFEEHKTSRFIAEELKKMNYQVLENVGGTGVIGILDSGKAGPVFGLRADMDALAFEKNKIKYVFHACGHDAHSAIVLATAKKVSEQGIKQGKLYLVFQQAEEKLGANQMIDSGQLDELEELVGIHLRPIQECRLGQATPALYHGSSKRVDVQVKGLNAHGARPHLGINAVDASVMLTNAINCIKADPDVSHSIKVTRLNAGGDTFNTIPDKATLTMDIRAQTNEVMESILEKVKLAVEHSGKHLGGVGEITSINGSPAAEYDAHMVALAKNAIMEELGESLEAISTPGAEDFHFYTQRLGVKTAYIGLGADLSPGLHHPEMNFHQDALINGVNLLFNMTRKKLM from the coding sequence ATGACAGTATCAATAGACGCTTACGCAAAAAAGGTGTACCAACAAATTCACTCTACTCCAGAAGTAGGCTTTGAAGAGCATAAAACCTCTCGCTTCATCGCCGAAGAGCTAAAAAAAATGAATTACCAAGTACTTGAAAATGTTGGAGGCACAGGTGTCATAGGTATTCTTGACAGTGGAAAAGCTGGCCCTGTCTTTGGATTAAGAGCGGATATGGATGCCTTAGCCTTCGAAAAAAACAAAATAAAGTATGTTTTTCATGCCTGTGGTCATGACGCACATTCCGCTATAGTGTTGGCAACTGCAAAAAAAGTCAGCGAACAGGGCATTAAACAAGGGAAACTCTATTTGGTTTTTCAACAGGCTGAAGAAAAGTTGGGAGCTAACCAAATGATCGACAGTGGCCAATTAGACGAATTGGAGGAACTGGTAGGCATTCATCTCAGACCTATCCAGGAATGCCGCCTTGGCCAGGCAACACCTGCACTGTACCATGGTTCAAGCAAAAGAGTGGATGTTCAAGTAAAAGGCTTGAACGCTCATGGTGCCAGACCACACTTAGGGATCAACGCGGTTGACGCCAGTGTTATGCTGACAAATGCTATCAATTGCATCAAAGCAGACCCAGACGTATCTCATTCTATTAAAGTAACTCGTTTGAACGCTGGAGGTGATACCTTTAATACCATTCCCGATAAAGCAACTTTAACAATGGATATCAGGGCACAAACTAATGAAGTAATGGAATCGATTCTTGAAAAAGTGAAGCTAGCTGTTGAGCATAGCGGAAAGCATTTAGGAGGTGTCGGAGAAATTACCAGTATTAATGGTTCTCCAGCCGCTGAATATGACGCCCATATGGTCGCTTTGGCTAAAAATGCTATCATGGAAGAATTAGGAGAATCTTTAGAAGCAATCAGCACACCAGGAGCAGAAGATTTTCATTTTTATACGCAACGCTTAGGGGTCAAAACGGCCTATATCGGTCTTGGCGCTGATCTCTCACCAGGGTTACATCATCCAGAAATGAACTTTCATCAGGATGCTTTGATCAATGGCGTCAACTTATTATTTAATATGACAAGAAAAAAACTAATGTAA
- a CDS encoding YfcC family protein translates to MTAKEKTHKKFQVPHTYTLIMIFVIFAALSTYIIPAGEYTMTEDETLGITLIDPDSFAFVEKNPVGLFTFLTSIHQGMVNGANVIFLVFLVGGFFQVINDTGALDAGIRAAIEKLQGKELMVIPFIMLIMAILGMLGIVINAVIAFIPIGVVLAKRLKLDPLVGMAIMYLGAYSGFAMTPMGPFNTAIAQEIAGVPIFSGFGYRTTVMVVVFIATVIYVMHYAKKIRVNPEKSILGQVDFEVSQTAEDIHFNFSHAIILTTLAIGFAGYAYGSTSLGWGLDYLSGIMLGVALITGVVAKIHPDEMAKSFIKGAQSMVFGALVIGFASSITILLTDGRIIHTIIHGMSIPLGAVGPIFSSIGMFLANLLFNFFVPSGSGQAYVVMPLLSPMADVVGVSRQVAVSAFQYGDGISNIIIPTSGVLMGAIGVAKIPYEKWLKFVMPIFGIWTGIAVLSIGFATLIGWS, encoded by the coding sequence ATGACCGCCAAAGAAAAAACTCACAAGAAATTTCAGGTGCCTCATACCTATACATTAATTATGATTTTTGTCATCTTTGCCGCCTTGTCTACTTATATTATTCCCGCAGGCGAATACACCATGACAGAAGACGAAACGCTGGGGATTACCTTAATCGATCCCGATAGTTTTGCATTCGTTGAGAAAAATCCAGTTGGACTTTTTACATTCCTTACTTCTATTCACCAAGGAATGGTAAATGGCGCTAATGTTATTTTTCTAGTGTTTCTGGTGGGTGGCTTTTTTCAGGTAATTAATGATACCGGAGCCTTAGATGCAGGAATCCGTGCTGCTATTGAAAAACTTCAGGGAAAAGAGTTGATGGTGATCCCTTTCATTATGCTTATCATGGCTATCTTGGGCATGTTAGGCATTGTCATCAATGCGGTTATTGCCTTTATTCCAATAGGCGTAGTATTAGCAAAACGGCTTAAACTAGACCCTCTCGTCGGTATGGCCATTATGTACCTGGGAGCTTACTCCGGCTTCGCCATGACTCCTATGGGACCTTTCAACACAGCTATCGCACAAGAAATTGCTGGAGTACCTATTTTCTCTGGTTTCGGCTATAGAACGACTGTGATGGTGGTCGTATTCATCGCTACCGTTATTTACGTCATGCATTATGCTAAAAAAATACGGGTAAACCCAGAAAAAAGCATCCTGGGCCAAGTAGATTTCGAAGTCAGCCAAACCGCTGAAGACATTCATTTCAACTTCTCTCATGCTATTATTCTAACAACTTTAGCTATTGGCTTTGCAGGATATGCTTATGGCTCAACCAGCCTTGGATGGGGACTAGATTACCTCAGTGGTATTATGCTCGGTGTCGCTTTAATTACAGGTGTTGTAGCAAAAATACATCCAGACGAAATGGCAAAATCTTTTATCAAAGGAGCTCAATCCATGGTGTTTGGTGCTCTGGTCATCGGGTTTGCCTCTTCCATCACTATTTTGTTAACGGATGGACGAATTATTCATACGATTATCCACGGAATGTCTATTCCTCTAGGAGCCGTAGGGCCTATTTTTTCATCGATAGGCATGTTTTTAGCCAATCTTCTGTTCAACTTTTTCGTACCATCCGGTTCTGGCCAGGCTTATGTGGTCATGCCCCTTCTTTCACCCATGGCTGATGTTGTGGGAGTATCTCGACAAGTAGCTGTATCAGCTTTTCAATATGGTGACGGGATTTCAAATATTATCATCCCTACATCCGGCGTTTTAATGGGCGCCATAGGAGTTGCTAAAATCCCTTACGAAAAATGGTTAAAATTTGTTATGCCTATTTTCGGTATATGGACTGGAATCGCTGTATTATCTATTGGATTTGCAACCTTGATCGGCTGGAGTTAA
- a CDS encoding ABC transporter ATP-binding protein gives MMVSVKDLSLSIDGSPIIEDISFAVENKEIIGIVGPNGSGKSTLLKTIYKTLRPDKGTILMDHQDISTLSEKETAKKMAVLKQESTIDFDFTVREMVAMGRAPHKKTFENYSRADYMIVDEMIEKVGMKAFSNRSFTTLSGGEKQRVLFARSLTQKPELLILDEPTNHLDIKYQIEVMEIISELDISILSAIHDLNIASSYCDKIILLHQGTIKSFGSPEQVLQEHVIRDIFQVENKVSNNPFTGSIHIYFLGLGSKSKRKTPAAFAEGALL, from the coding sequence ATGATGGTTTCTGTAAAAGACCTGTCACTATCAATCGATGGATCGCCAATTATTGAAGACATTAGTTTTGCAGTAGAAAACAAAGAAATTATCGGGATCGTTGGTCCAAACGGGAGCGGAAAATCCACCTTATTAAAAACCATTTATAAAACACTGCGTCCAGATAAAGGAACTATTTTGATGGATCATCAGGATATCAGTACCTTGTCAGAAAAAGAAACCGCAAAGAAGATGGCGGTATTAAAACAGGAATCTACCATTGATTTTGATTTTACGGTTCGAGAAATGGTGGCAATGGGAAGAGCTCCGCATAAAAAAACCTTCGAAAACTATTCTCGGGCGGATTACATGATTGTCGATGAAATGATTGAAAAAGTGGGGATGAAAGCATTTTCCAACAGAAGCTTTACGACCTTGTCCGGTGGAGAAAAACAACGGGTCTTGTTTGCCAGAAGTTTAACGCAAAAGCCAGAGTTGTTAATTCTTGATGAACCGACAAATCATCTAGATATTAAATACCAAATAGAAGTCATGGAAATTATTTCAGAACTGGATATTAGTATTTTATCCGCCATTCATGACTTAAACATTGCTTCTAGCTATTGTGATAAAATCATTCTTTTGCATCAAGGAACCATTAAAAGCTTTGGAAGTCCGGAGCAGGTACTGCAGGAACATGTCATTAGGGATATTTTTCAGGTAGAAAACAAAGTAAGCAACAATCCCTTTACGGGAAGTATTCATATTTACTTTCTCGGTCTTGGATCTAAATCCAAAAGAAAAACCCCCGCTGCTTTTGCAGAAGGGGCTTTGCTTTAA
- a CDS encoding FecCD family ABC transporter permease gives MKKSISMPKLSILFLVLLVGSVTLAVAIGPVSIGFRTVWEIAFSQFAVLEPLLEEDWTTAQKHIVWDIRFPRVLLAAIVGAGLSLSGVTMQALLRNSLADPYILGVSSGASVGATLVIVLGFFRFFGQMAISFAAFAGALAAVLFIFMLAQVKGKVLPVRLILSGIALSAMLNALTNIIIMTAPREEGIRNALFWMMGSLGGTKWSHLWIPLIAVIGTFLFLFYQSRMLNILLMGEETAITLGVNTHQLSKMLLVVTALTTGIMVAISGAIGFVGLMVPHVTRFLVGADHKKVLPLSALLGAVFLIWADVLARTLFAPEEMPIGTITALFGGPFFIWLLRKNDYSFGGGSK, from the coding sequence ATGAAAAAATCGATTTCGATGCCAAAATTATCGATATTGTTTTTGGTCTTATTGGTGGGTTCCGTTACCTTGGCTGTAGCTATTGGACCCGTCTCTATTGGGTTTCGAACCGTGTGGGAAATTGCCTTTAGTCAGTTCGCGGTGTTGGAACCATTGCTGGAAGAAGACTGGACAACAGCGCAAAAACACATTGTATGGGATATTCGGTTTCCGAGAGTTCTTCTGGCAGCCATCGTTGGTGCCGGACTGTCGCTGTCAGGAGTTACTATGCAGGCGCTTCTGAGAAATTCGTTGGCAGATCCCTATATTTTAGGCGTGTCTTCCGGAGCCTCCGTTGGCGCAACCTTAGTGATTGTATTAGGATTCTTCCGGTTTTTCGGACAAATGGCGATTTCTTTTGCTGCCTTTGCAGGAGCTCTTGCGGCGGTTCTGTTTATTTTTATGCTGGCGCAAGTAAAAGGAAAAGTATTGCCTGTTCGGCTTATCTTGTCTGGAATAGCTCTTTCGGCCATGTTAAATGCACTAACGAATATTATTATTATGACAGCACCAAGAGAAGAAGGAATCCGCAATGCGCTCTTTTGGATGATGGGAAGTTTAGGTGGTACTAAATGGTCTCATTTATGGATTCCTTTGATAGCCGTTATCGGTACCTTTCTTTTTCTTTTTTACCAATCCAGAATGCTTAATATTTTGTTAATGGGGGAAGAAACAGCTATCACTCTTGGAGTGAATACCCATCAACTTAGCAAAATGCTATTAGTGGTGACGGCCCTGACAACAGGAATTATGGTGGCAATTAGTGGTGCTATAGGGTTTGTAGGGTTAATGGTGCCTCATGTAACCCGTTTCTTAGTGGGAGCGGATCATAAAAAAGTACTTCCTTTATCGGCATTGTTAGGTGCTGTGTTTCTTATATGGGCAGATGTGCTGGCTAGAACCTTGTTTGCGCCGGAAGAAATGCCTATAGGCACCATTACGGCCTTATTTGGAGGGCCATTTTTTATCTGGCTGCTTAGAAAGAATGACTACTCCTTTGGAGGTGGCTCTAAATGA
- a CDS encoding ABC transporter substrate-binding protein gives MKKKWLSLLLMMGILLFIGCGKGEVQTDSKETITDYQPVTIQNFNRTLSITEVPERIVSMNVHTTEILFTLGLGDRIVGTAFNNAEILPEFKDDFDRIPVLAERYPSMEVLLGAEPDFVYGRDSAFGANGTASVNEMETYGIHAYAVKGTLVNGATMDDVYEDFLNLGRIFDVEEKAIAIVSEMQQEMKTIQQQLGEIEEPVKVLVFDMGGDAVFTAGQSLQTTLIEMAGGKNIFDDIANNWGSVNWEEVVDRNPEVIVINDYGDETAEEKIDELLTNPFMQEVDAVKNQRFVILPLPSVFEGPRNVDALRILAEGFYPEQF, from the coding sequence ATGAAGAAAAAATGGCTGTCTCTGTTACTAATGATGGGAATCCTGCTTTTTATAGGGTGCGGAAAAGGAGAAGTTCAAACGGACTCCAAAGAAACAATAACGGATTATCAACCGGTGACGATCCAAAATTTTAATAGAACCTTAAGCATTACCGAAGTGCCAGAGCGAATTGTCAGTATGAATGTTCATACAACCGAAATATTATTTACCTTAGGCTTGGGAGACCGTATTGTAGGAACGGCTTTTAACAACGCTGAAATCCTGCCGGAATTCAAGGATGATTTTGACCGTATCCCTGTGTTAGCCGAAAGATATCCCTCTATGGAAGTTTTGTTAGGCGCTGAGCCGGACTTTGTATATGGGCGTGACAGTGCCTTTGGTGCAAATGGAACAGCTTCTGTGAACGAAATGGAAACCTATGGAATTCATGCCTATGCGGTAAAAGGAACCTTGGTAAATGGAGCAACCATGGATGATGTCTATGAAGACTTTCTGAACTTGGGCAGGATTTTTGATGTGGAAGAAAAAGCAATTGCTATTGTCAGTGAAATGCAACAGGAGATGAAAACGATTCAGCAACAATTGGGAGAAATAGAAGAACCGGTGAAAGTTCTTGTTTTTGATATGGGTGGAGACGCGGTATTTACGGCGGGACAATCCCTGCAAACAACCCTGATTGAAATGGCTGGTGGTAAAAATATTTTTGATGACATTGCCAATAACTGGGGAAGTGTTAATTGGGAAGAAGTCGTAGACCGCAATCCAGAAGTTATTGTGATCAATGACTATGGAGATGAAACGGCAGAAGAGAAAATCGATGAACTGCTTACTAACCCCTTTATGCAGGAGGTGGATGCTGTGAAAAACCAACGTTTTGTCATCCTGCCACTTCCCAGTGTTTTTGAGGGTCCGCGCAATGTAGATGCCCTTCGGATATTAGCTGAAGGGTTCTATCCAGAACAGTTTTAA
- a CDS encoding 4Fe-4S binding protein — protein MDLRTKFIGLNLNNPLIVSAGPLTGTGEGMVKAMEQGAGAVVTKTIVNEIRPNVKPRVMYKEKGLYNIELYSDYSLEKWEQEITYAKDRGAVVIGSILGHSASEITYIGKKVESYGVDAIEMSLFSPHGEGIDGIVDSPEGLYVFTKALTESVNIPVIVKLSANVLNIGKLAREAKRGGAAALSGIDTVRAIPGVDLYTRKALLPTYGGYSGEGIRPIAFAALASMVQATNLPVSGVGGVSKGEHVLEFSMLGAVTVQLCSSLMIHGYSHLKTILKELEDLMKNLNIESLDEVRGKALESLLSFEEIPKEPLVAFIKEKEDCNHCMGHCKSACLNRAIIHNDLSYTVNTEKCAGCGLCASVCPEHRISLNYG, from the coding sequence ATGGACCTTAGAACGAAATTTATTGGTTTGAACTTAAACAACCCCTTAATCGTATCTGCAGGCCCTTTAACCGGTACTGGTGAAGGAATGGTAAAGGCTATGGAACAAGGAGCAGGTGCGGTTGTTACAAAAACCATCGTAAACGAGATTCGCCCTAATGTGAAGCCCAGGGTAATGTATAAAGAAAAAGGTCTGTACAATATTGAATTATACAGCGACTATTCTTTGGAAAAATGGGAGCAGGAAATTACTTATGCTAAGGATCGGGGAGCTGTGGTGATAGGAAGCATTTTAGGGCATTCAGCCTCTGAAATAACCTACATTGGTAAAAAAGTTGAATCCTACGGAGTGGATGCAATTGAAATGAGCCTTTTTTCACCTCATGGAGAAGGCATTGACGGGATTGTTGATTCTCCTGAAGGACTTTATGTGTTTACTAAAGCATTAACAGAAAGCGTGAATATTCCAGTGATAGTAAAACTTTCTGCCAATGTGTTAAATATCGGAAAACTGGCCAGAGAGGCTAAGCGGGGTGGTGCAGCGGCGTTAAGTGGCATCGATACGGTGAGGGCTATCCCCGGAGTAGATCTTTATACAAGAAAAGCCTTGCTGCCTACCTATGGTGGATATTCTGGGGAAGGAATACGTCCTATCGCTTTTGCGGCTTTGGCTTCGATGGTACAGGCAACTAATCTGCCTGTTTCTGGGGTCGGAGGCGTGAGTAAGGGAGAACATGTTTTGGAGTTTTCCATGCTTGGTGCCGTCACGGTTCAGTTGTGCAGTTCATTGATGATTCATGGGTACAGCCACCTGAAAACCATTCTGAAGGAACTGGAAGACCTTATGAAAAACCTGAATATTGAGAGCTTGGATGAAGTTCGGGGAAAGGCACTAGAATCCTTGTTGTCCTTTGAAGAGATTCCGAAAGAACCATTAGTAGCTTTTATAAAGGAAAAGGAAGACTGCAATCATTGTATGGGCCATTGCAAATCGGCTTGTTTGAACAGAGCTATCATACATAACGACCTTTCTTATACGGTGAATACAGAAAAATGTGCAGGTTGCGGACTGTGTGCTAGTGTCTGTCCGGAACATCGAATTTCCTTAAATTATGGGTAA
- a CDS encoding LacI family DNA-binding transcriptional regulator has protein sequence MANIKEVAKKAGVSVATISRVLNHPETVAPARKAHVEKIMKEMNYKPNAFARGLNLNRSRTIGLLIPGLTNPLYPEIAEGVEKVAREKGYSVFLCNTEGSLEKETEHVSLLMEKRVDGLILVASELSDKKLLKMKQDKIQMVHLGRNRSGLGIPTVYTDYKMGGYIATKHLLDIGYRRIAMIQGKKDHPVDDEKIEGYKNALKEYGVTPNLDLILIGGEDITGGSIATNKLLSKEEMPQAIFAGNDLMAIGAMEALKRKGISIPHKVAVMGFDDIKPTAYVEPKLTTVSQPVHKMGLMAARLLFENLQDGRKTEEAQPEIYLQPKLKIRRSCGQDDRLQEIFN, from the coding sequence ATGGCGAACATAAAGGAGGTTGCAAAAAAAGCAGGCGTATCAGTGGCGACCATCTCCAGAGTGCTTAATCATCCGGAAACCGTGGCTCCAGCAAGAAAAGCCCATGTGGAAAAGATTATGAAGGAGATGAACTATAAGCCTAATGCGTTTGCCAGAGGATTAAACTTAAATCGCTCCCGAACCATTGGTCTCTTAATACCTGGGCTAACGAATCCTTTATACCCGGAAATTGCCGAGGGGGTTGAAAAAGTAGCTCGGGAAAAAGGATATTCTGTGTTTCTATGCAATACAGAAGGAAGCTTAGAAAAAGAAACAGAACATGTAAGTCTTTTAATGGAAAAAAGGGTGGACGGATTAATTTTGGTAGCTTCAGAATTATCTGATAAAAAACTTCTGAAAATGAAGCAAGATAAGATTCAAATGGTGCACCTAGGCAGAAACCGAAGTGGTCTTGGGATACCAACGGTATATACGGATTATAAGATGGGAGGCTATATCGCAACGAAGCATCTGCTAGATATTGGATACCGACGAATTGCAATGATCCAGGGCAAAAAGGATCACCCGGTAGATGATGAAAAGATTGAAGGGTATAAAAATGCCCTTAAAGAATATGGTGTGACTCCTAACCTAGATTTAATTCTTATTGGTGGAGAAGATATTACAGGGGGGTCTATTGCCACTAATAAGTTATTAAGCAAAGAGGAAATGCCTCAGGCTATTTTTGCAGGGAATGATCTGATGGCCATTGGAGCAATGGAAGCCCTTAAACGAAAAGGAATTTCTATTCCCCATAAAGTAGCGGTGATGGGTTTTGATGATATTAAACCCACCGCTTATGTAGAACCAAAACTTACTACCGTTTCTCAGCCAGTGCATAAAATGGGATTAATGGCGGCTAGATTATTGTTTGAGAATCTTCAGGACGGAAGGAAAACAGAAGAAGCTCAGCCGGAAATTTATTTGCAACCAAAGTTGAAAATACGAAGATCCTGTGGTCAGGACGATCGTTTACAAGAAATATTCAATTAG
- the codA gene encoding cytosine deaminase, translating to MLIKNICIENEKEKKDVLIEDGKFLEIGKEISPKPGIEVIDGEGKLMLPQFIDSHVHLDSALTAGDPRWNLSGTLFEGIACWSERKEKLSKKDVMDRARNAVRKQAKNGVGHVRTHVDVTDPRLIALEGLLELKEELKEEVNIQVVAFPQEGIQSFPQGKELMEKSVKMGADVVGGIPHFEFTREYGVESVNFLMELAEKYDKLVDVHCDEIDDEQSRFIETLATRAYESGMMERVTASHTTSMHSFNNAYASKLFRILGMSKINFVANPLVNTHLQGRFDTYPKRRGVTRVKELLEAQINVSFGHDDLFDPWYPLGDGNMLEVIHMGLHVCQMMGYEEILNAYQLVTYNAAKTLHLGKDYGIAEGNPASFLILNGEDFYHVLNEKKEVLYNVTRGKVIAKATPAVKKALF from the coding sequence ATGCTTATTAAAAACATATGCATTGAAAACGAAAAAGAAAAGAAAGATGTGCTGATTGAAGATGGAAAGTTCCTTGAAATCGGAAAAGAAATTTCTCCAAAGCCAGGAATCGAAGTGATTGATGGGGAAGGAAAACTGATGCTGCCACAATTTATTGATTCCCATGTGCATTTGGATTCGGCTTTAACAGCGGGAGATCCGAGATGGAACTTATCGGGCACTCTTTTTGAAGGAATCGCTTGCTGGTCTGAGAGAAAAGAGAAGCTTTCTAAAAAAGATGTGATGGACCGGGCGAGAAATGCGGTCCGAAAACAGGCGAAAAATGGTGTTGGGCATGTTCGGACCCATGTGGATGTTACGGACCCCAGGCTAATTGCGTTAGAAGGTCTTTTAGAATTAAAAGAAGAATTGAAAGAGGAAGTGAACATTCAGGTGGTTGCTTTTCCTCAGGAAGGGATTCAAAGTTTTCCCCAGGGAAAAGAACTGATGGAAAAATCTGTCAAAATGGGTGCCGACGTGGTGGGGGGGATTCCTCATTTTGAGTTTACTCGGGAATACGGAGTGGAAAGTGTGAATTTTCTGATGGAATTAGCCGAAAAATATGATAAATTAGTGGATGTGCACTGTGATGAAATCGATGATGAACAGTCCAGATTTATTGAAACATTAGCTACCAGAGCCTATGAATCGGGAATGATGGAACGTGTAACGGCAAGTCACACCACTTCGATGCATTCCTTTAACAATGCTTATGCTTCAAAGCTCTTTAGGATATTAGGCATGAGCAAGATTAATTTTGTTGCCAATCCCCTTGTGAATACTCATCTCCAGGGGCGATTTGACACTTATCCCAAAAGAAGAGGCGTTACACGGGTGAAAGAACTTCTGGAAGCACAGATCAATGTGTCCTTCGGGCATGATGATCTTTTTGATCCCTGGTATCCGCTGGGAGATGGAAATATGCTGGAGGTTATCCATATGGGACTTCATGTGTGCCAGATGATGGGGTATGAAGAAATTCTGAATGCTTATCAGTTGGTGACCTATAATGCGGCAAAGACCTTGCACTTAGGGAAAGACTATGGAATTGCCGAAGGGAATCCGGCCAGCTTTTTGATTTTGAACGGAGAAGATTTTTATCATGTATTAAATGAAAAAAAGGAAGTGCTTTATAATGTTACTAGAGGGAAAGTCATTGCAAAAGCAACACCTGCTGTCAAAAAAGCACTCTTTTAA